In Takifugu flavidus isolate HTHZ2018 chromosome 13, ASM371156v2, whole genome shotgun sequence, the following are encoded in one genomic region:
- the ppp6r3 gene encoding serine/threonine-protein phosphatase 6 regulatory subunit 3 isoform X1, whose product MFWKFDLHTTSHIDTLLEKEDVTLLEVMDEDDVLQECKAQNHKLVDFLLRPQCMEDLVTFITQEPNTDVEEKVKYKYSNISCELLTSDINQINERLGEDEKLLMKLYGFLQNEPPLNPLLASFFSKVLSILIGRKPERIVEFLRKQEDFVDLMIKHIGTSAIMDLLLRMLTCIEPQQLRQDVLSWLNEEKVIQRLVDMVQPSQDEDRHSNASQSLCEIIRLSRDQMFQVQGCSEPDPLLATLEKQETVEQLLSNIFDKEKNESAIVSVIQILLTLFETRRPAFEGHMECPPGISHPSFSVNHSILEAVRPRLKDFHQLLLDPPKRNVIKTTWGVLDPPVGNTRLNVVRLVASLLQSNTHSINSELINLNTLGVILDMYFRYIWNNFLHIQVEICTAMILAMPPAPTDIQSDNEQDHSRESILITHLFQKCQFIQRIVEAWSSNEREQAEGGRRRGYMGHLTRIANSIVHNCDKGPNGTQIQRAVSDLAAADRENWEAFISGQLADTNKRNTVDLVNTHHIQSASDDEVDFKDSGFHQDSSLQQAFSDYQMQQMTSNFIEQFGFNDEEFADQDDVVDIPFDRISDINFSLNTNESANIALFEARCKEKIRQFEDAGSDEEDIWDEKDVTFAPESQRRPRSSGSTDSEESTDSEEEDVKRDPFEAANPNTDDRMEVDTGPVWTANFDDIPMDTGTSTAASAAAPSPPSPPPAESGWSSSAAANSNSETGWADFSSFTPVSPKDPLRCNSPVAMETSAETVDPLGVNASMQHEDCDGWLQTGASPPPSDAHNDAAASKPEEDAACCEQRSITETVTNGSMKETVSLTVDAKTETAVFKRVLKSYRDEDQSAASEDYSGGEGVDAETPGFSASRDLLL is encoded by the exons ATGTTTTGGAAATTTGACCTCCACACCACGTCGCACATCGACACGCTGTTGGAGAAAGAGGATGTGACGCTGTTGGAGGTGATGGACGAAGACGACGTCCTGCAGGAGTGCAAGGCCCAGAACCACAAACtggtggacttcctgctgagaCCACAGTGCATGGAGGACCTGGTTACCTTCATCACGCAGGAGCCCAACACCGACGTCGAAGAGAAGGTCAAATACAA ATATTCCAACATATCATGCGAGCTCCTCACATCAGACATCAACCAGATCAACGAGAGACTCGGAGAGGATGAAAAACTGCTGATGAAGCTGTACGGCTTCCTCCAAAACGAGCCCCCTCTCAACCCCCTCCtggccagcttcttctccaagGTCCTCTCCATCCTTATTGGACGTAAACCTGAAAGG ATAGTGGAGTTTCTACGGAAACAGGAGGACTTTGTTGACTTGATGATCAAACACATCGGGACATCCGCTATCATGGACTTACTTCTGCGGATGCTCACCTGCATCGAGCCCCAGCAGCTCCGGCAGGATGTGCTCAGC TGGCTGAATGAGGAGAAGGTGATCCAGAGGCTGGTGGACATGGTACAACCTTCTCAGGATGAGGAC AGACACTCCAATGCCTCTCAGTCTCTCTGTGAGATCATCCGACTGAGCAgagaccagatgttccaggtcCAGGGCTGCTCAGAGCCTGACCCACTTCTAGCCACACTTGAAAA GCAGGAAACggtggagcagcttctgtctAACATCTTTGATAAAGAGAAGAACGAGTCTGCCATCGTCAGTGTCATCCAGATCCTCCTCACCTTGTttgagaccaggagaccagc GTTTGAGGGCCACATGGAATGTCCTCCTGGAATATCTCATCCCTCCTTCTCAGTCAACCACAGCATCCTGGAGGCTGTGAGACCCCGACTCAAAGACTttcaccagctgctcctggacccCCCAAAG AGAAATGTCATAAAGACCACCTGGGGGGTGCTGGACCCCCCCGTGGGAAACACCAGGCTGAATGTGGTCAGACTGGTCGCCAGCCTGTtgcagagcaacacacacagcatcaaCTCAGAACTCATTAACCTCAACACACTGGGAGTCATACTA GATATGTATTTCAGATACATCTGGAACAACTTCCTTCACATTCAGGTGGAGATTTGCACAGCCATGATTCTGGCTATGCCTCCCGCTCCCACTGACATCCAGTCAGACAACGAGCAGGACCATTCAAGAGAGAGCATCCTCATCACTCAT CTGTTTCAGAAGTGCCAGTTCATACAGAGAATCGTGGAAGCCTGGAGCTCCAATGAGAGAGAACA ggcaGAAGGTGGTCGGCGACGAGGCTACATGGGTCACCTGACCAGGATAGCCAACTCTATAGTTCATAACTGTGACAAGGGTCCGAACGGAACGCAGATACAACGGGCCGTCTCTG ACCTTGCTGCTGCAGATCGAGAGAACTGGGAGGCTTTTATTTCAGGGCAGCTGGCTGATACGAACAAGAGGAACACGGTGGACTTG GTGAACACTCACCACATCCAATCTGCCAGTGATGACGAGGTGGACTTCAAGGACAGTGGCTTCCATCAGGACTCCTCTCTGCAACAA GCCTTTTCTGATTATCAGATGCAACAAATGACGTCCAATTTTATTGAGCAGTTCGGCTTCAACGATGAAGAGTTTGCTGATCAGGACGATGTTGTGGA TATTCCCTTTGATAGAATTTCAGACATCAATTTTTCTCTCAATACAAATGAAAGT GCAAATATAGCTCTGTTTGAGGCGCGCTGTAAGGAGAAAATCCGTCAGTTTGAAGATGCTGGATCCGATGAGGAGGATATCTGGGATGAGAAAGATGTGACCTTTGCCCCCGAGTCACAGAGACGTCCCAG GAGCTCAGGCAGCACCGACAGTGAGGAGAGCACagactctgaggaagaggatgtgaaGAGGGACCCATTTGAAGCTGCCAACCCCAACACTGACGACAGAATGGAAGTGGACACAG GGCCCGTGTGGACAGCTAATTTTGATGACATCCCCATGGACACCGGTACGTCCACGGCGGCCAGCGCGGCGGCGCCGTCTCCTccgtcccctcctcctgctgaatCGGGCTGGAGCTCCTCTGCTGCCGCCAACTCCAACTCTGAGACGGGCTGGGCGGACTTCTCCAGCTTCACCCCCGTCAG ccccaAAGACCCTCTGAGGTGCAATTCTCCGGTCGCTATGGAAACCAGTGCAGAGACGGTGGACCCTCTGGGAGTCAACGCCTCAATGCAGCATGAAG ACTGCGACGGCTGGCTGCAGACCGGTGCGTCGCCCCCCCCCTCGGACGCTCACAACGACGCCGCGGCCTCCAAACCGGAGGAGGACGCAGCCTGTTGCGAGCAGCGCAGCATCACAGAGACCGTCACCAACGGCTCCATGAAGGAAACGGTCAGCTTGACCGTCGACGCCAAGACCGAGACCGCCGTCTTCAAGAG AGTGTTGAAATCTTATCG tgaTGAAGACCAGAGCGCTGCTTCAGAGGACTACTCAGGAGGGGAGGGCGTGGACGCGGAGACGCCGGGGTTCAGCGCCAGCCGTGACCTGCTGCTCTAG
- the ppp6r3 gene encoding serine/threonine-protein phosphatase 6 regulatory subunit 3 isoform X2 has translation MFWKFDLHTTSHIDTLLEKEDVTLLEVMDEDDVLQECKAQNHKLVDFLLRPQCMEDLVTFITQEPNTDVEEKVKYKYSNISCELLTSDINQINERLGEDEKLLMKLYGFLQNEPPLNPLLASFFSKVLSILIGRKPERIVEFLRKQEDFVDLMIKHIGTSAIMDLLLRMLTCIEPQQLRQDVLSWLNEEKVIQRLVDMVQPSQDEDRHSNASQSLCEIIRLSRDQMFQVQGCSEPDPLLATLEKQETVEQLLSNIFDKEKNESAIVSVIQILLTLFETRRPAFEGHMECPPGISHPSFSVNHSILEAVRPRLKDFHQLLLDPPKRNVIKTTWGVLDPPVGNTRLNVVRLVASLLQSNTHSINSELINLNTLGVILDMYFRYIWNNFLHIQVEICTAMILAMPPAPTDIQSDNEQDHSRESILITHLFQKCQFIQRIVEAWSSNEREQAEGGRRRGYMGHLTRIANSIVHNCDKGPNGTQIQRAVSDLAAADRENWEAFISGQLADTNKRNTVDLVNTHHIQSASDDEVDFKDSGFHQDSSLQQAFSDYQMQQMTSNFIEQFGFNDEEFADQDDVVDIPFDRISDINFSLNTNESANIALFEARCKEKIRQFEDAGSDEEDIWDEKDVTFAPESQRRPRSSGSTDSEESTDSEEEDVKRDPFEAANPNTDDRMEVDTGPVWTANFDDIPMDTGTSTAASAAAPSPPSPPPAESGWSSSAAANSNSETGWADFSSFTPVSPKDPLRCNSPVAMETSAETVDPLGVNASMQHEDCDGWLQTGASPPPSDAHNDAAASKPEEDAACCEQRSITETVTNGSMKETVSLTVDAKTETAVFKSDEDQSAASEDYSGGEGVDAETPGFSASRDLLL, from the exons ATGTTTTGGAAATTTGACCTCCACACCACGTCGCACATCGACACGCTGTTGGAGAAAGAGGATGTGACGCTGTTGGAGGTGATGGACGAAGACGACGTCCTGCAGGAGTGCAAGGCCCAGAACCACAAACtggtggacttcctgctgagaCCACAGTGCATGGAGGACCTGGTTACCTTCATCACGCAGGAGCCCAACACCGACGTCGAAGAGAAGGTCAAATACAA ATATTCCAACATATCATGCGAGCTCCTCACATCAGACATCAACCAGATCAACGAGAGACTCGGAGAGGATGAAAAACTGCTGATGAAGCTGTACGGCTTCCTCCAAAACGAGCCCCCTCTCAACCCCCTCCtggccagcttcttctccaagGTCCTCTCCATCCTTATTGGACGTAAACCTGAAAGG ATAGTGGAGTTTCTACGGAAACAGGAGGACTTTGTTGACTTGATGATCAAACACATCGGGACATCCGCTATCATGGACTTACTTCTGCGGATGCTCACCTGCATCGAGCCCCAGCAGCTCCGGCAGGATGTGCTCAGC TGGCTGAATGAGGAGAAGGTGATCCAGAGGCTGGTGGACATGGTACAACCTTCTCAGGATGAGGAC AGACACTCCAATGCCTCTCAGTCTCTCTGTGAGATCATCCGACTGAGCAgagaccagatgttccaggtcCAGGGCTGCTCAGAGCCTGACCCACTTCTAGCCACACTTGAAAA GCAGGAAACggtggagcagcttctgtctAACATCTTTGATAAAGAGAAGAACGAGTCTGCCATCGTCAGTGTCATCCAGATCCTCCTCACCTTGTttgagaccaggagaccagc GTTTGAGGGCCACATGGAATGTCCTCCTGGAATATCTCATCCCTCCTTCTCAGTCAACCACAGCATCCTGGAGGCTGTGAGACCCCGACTCAAAGACTttcaccagctgctcctggacccCCCAAAG AGAAATGTCATAAAGACCACCTGGGGGGTGCTGGACCCCCCCGTGGGAAACACCAGGCTGAATGTGGTCAGACTGGTCGCCAGCCTGTtgcagagcaacacacacagcatcaaCTCAGAACTCATTAACCTCAACACACTGGGAGTCATACTA GATATGTATTTCAGATACATCTGGAACAACTTCCTTCACATTCAGGTGGAGATTTGCACAGCCATGATTCTGGCTATGCCTCCCGCTCCCACTGACATCCAGTCAGACAACGAGCAGGACCATTCAAGAGAGAGCATCCTCATCACTCAT CTGTTTCAGAAGTGCCAGTTCATACAGAGAATCGTGGAAGCCTGGAGCTCCAATGAGAGAGAACA ggcaGAAGGTGGTCGGCGACGAGGCTACATGGGTCACCTGACCAGGATAGCCAACTCTATAGTTCATAACTGTGACAAGGGTCCGAACGGAACGCAGATACAACGGGCCGTCTCTG ACCTTGCTGCTGCAGATCGAGAGAACTGGGAGGCTTTTATTTCAGGGCAGCTGGCTGATACGAACAAGAGGAACACGGTGGACTTG GTGAACACTCACCACATCCAATCTGCCAGTGATGACGAGGTGGACTTCAAGGACAGTGGCTTCCATCAGGACTCCTCTCTGCAACAA GCCTTTTCTGATTATCAGATGCAACAAATGACGTCCAATTTTATTGAGCAGTTCGGCTTCAACGATGAAGAGTTTGCTGATCAGGACGATGTTGTGGA TATTCCCTTTGATAGAATTTCAGACATCAATTTTTCTCTCAATACAAATGAAAGT GCAAATATAGCTCTGTTTGAGGCGCGCTGTAAGGAGAAAATCCGTCAGTTTGAAGATGCTGGATCCGATGAGGAGGATATCTGGGATGAGAAAGATGTGACCTTTGCCCCCGAGTCACAGAGACGTCCCAG GAGCTCAGGCAGCACCGACAGTGAGGAGAGCACagactctgaggaagaggatgtgaaGAGGGACCCATTTGAAGCTGCCAACCCCAACACTGACGACAGAATGGAAGTGGACACAG GGCCCGTGTGGACAGCTAATTTTGATGACATCCCCATGGACACCGGTACGTCCACGGCGGCCAGCGCGGCGGCGCCGTCTCCTccgtcccctcctcctgctgaatCGGGCTGGAGCTCCTCTGCTGCCGCCAACTCCAACTCTGAGACGGGCTGGGCGGACTTCTCCAGCTTCACCCCCGTCAG ccccaAAGACCCTCTGAGGTGCAATTCTCCGGTCGCTATGGAAACCAGTGCAGAGACGGTGGACCCTCTGGGAGTCAACGCCTCAATGCAGCATGAAG ACTGCGACGGCTGGCTGCAGACCGGTGCGTCGCCCCCCCCCTCGGACGCTCACAACGACGCCGCGGCCTCCAAACCGGAGGAGGACGCAGCCTGTTGCGAGCAGCGCAGCATCACAGAGACCGTCACCAACGGCTCCATGAAGGAAACGGTCAGCTTGACCGTCGACGCCAAGACCGAGACCGCCGTCTTCAAGAG tgaTGAAGACCAGAGCGCTGCTTCAGAGGACTACTCAGGAGGGGAGGGCGTGGACGCGGAGACGCCGGGGTTCAGCGCCAGCCGTGACCTGCTGCTCTAG
- the ppp6r3 gene encoding serine/threonine-protein phosphatase 6 regulatory subunit 3 isoform X3 — protein sequence MFWKFDLHTTSHIDTLLEKEDVTLLEVMDEDDVLQECKAQNHKLVDFLLRPQCMEDLVTFITQEPNTDVEEKVKYKYSNISCELLTSDINQINERLGEDEKLLMKLYGFLQNEPPLNPLLASFFSKVLSILIGRKPERIVEFLRKQEDFVDLMIKHIGTSAIMDLLLRMLTCIEPQQLRQDVLSWLNEEKVIQRLVDMVQPSQDEDRHSNASQSLCEIIRLSRDQMFQVQGCSEPDPLLATLEKQETVEQLLSNIFDKEKNESAIVSVIQILLTLFETRRPAFEGHMECPPGISHPSFSVNHSILEAVRPRLKDFHQLLLDPPKRNVIKTTWGVLDPPVGNTRLNVVRLVASLLQSNTHSINSELINLNTLGVILDMYFRYIWNNFLHIQVEICTAMILAMPPAPTDIQSDNEQDHSRESILITHLFQKCQFIQRIVEAWSSNEREQAEGGRRRGYMGHLTRIANSIVHNCDKGPNGTQIQRAVSDLAAADRENWEAFISGQLADTNKRNTVDLVNTHHIQSASDDEVDFKDSGFHQDSSLQQMQQMTSNFIEQFGFNDEEFADQDDVVDIPFDRISDINFSLNTNESANIALFEARCKEKIRQFEDAGSDEEDIWDEKDVTFAPESQRRPRSSGSTDSEESTDSEEEDVKRDPFEAANPNTDDRMEVDTGPVWTANFDDIPMDTGTSTAASAAAPSPPSPPPAESGWSSSAAANSNSETGWADFSSFTPVSPKDPLRCNSPVAMETSAETVDPLGVNASMQHEDCDGWLQTGASPPPSDAHNDAAASKPEEDAACCEQRSITETVTNGSMKETVSLTVDAKTETAVFKRVLKSYRDEDQSAASEDYSGGEGVDAETPGFSASRDLLL from the exons ATGTTTTGGAAATTTGACCTCCACACCACGTCGCACATCGACACGCTGTTGGAGAAAGAGGATGTGACGCTGTTGGAGGTGATGGACGAAGACGACGTCCTGCAGGAGTGCAAGGCCCAGAACCACAAACtggtggacttcctgctgagaCCACAGTGCATGGAGGACCTGGTTACCTTCATCACGCAGGAGCCCAACACCGACGTCGAAGAGAAGGTCAAATACAA ATATTCCAACATATCATGCGAGCTCCTCACATCAGACATCAACCAGATCAACGAGAGACTCGGAGAGGATGAAAAACTGCTGATGAAGCTGTACGGCTTCCTCCAAAACGAGCCCCCTCTCAACCCCCTCCtggccagcttcttctccaagGTCCTCTCCATCCTTATTGGACGTAAACCTGAAAGG ATAGTGGAGTTTCTACGGAAACAGGAGGACTTTGTTGACTTGATGATCAAACACATCGGGACATCCGCTATCATGGACTTACTTCTGCGGATGCTCACCTGCATCGAGCCCCAGCAGCTCCGGCAGGATGTGCTCAGC TGGCTGAATGAGGAGAAGGTGATCCAGAGGCTGGTGGACATGGTACAACCTTCTCAGGATGAGGAC AGACACTCCAATGCCTCTCAGTCTCTCTGTGAGATCATCCGACTGAGCAgagaccagatgttccaggtcCAGGGCTGCTCAGAGCCTGACCCACTTCTAGCCACACTTGAAAA GCAGGAAACggtggagcagcttctgtctAACATCTTTGATAAAGAGAAGAACGAGTCTGCCATCGTCAGTGTCATCCAGATCCTCCTCACCTTGTttgagaccaggagaccagc GTTTGAGGGCCACATGGAATGTCCTCCTGGAATATCTCATCCCTCCTTCTCAGTCAACCACAGCATCCTGGAGGCTGTGAGACCCCGACTCAAAGACTttcaccagctgctcctggacccCCCAAAG AGAAATGTCATAAAGACCACCTGGGGGGTGCTGGACCCCCCCGTGGGAAACACCAGGCTGAATGTGGTCAGACTGGTCGCCAGCCTGTtgcagagcaacacacacagcatcaaCTCAGAACTCATTAACCTCAACACACTGGGAGTCATACTA GATATGTATTTCAGATACATCTGGAACAACTTCCTTCACATTCAGGTGGAGATTTGCACAGCCATGATTCTGGCTATGCCTCCCGCTCCCACTGACATCCAGTCAGACAACGAGCAGGACCATTCAAGAGAGAGCATCCTCATCACTCAT CTGTTTCAGAAGTGCCAGTTCATACAGAGAATCGTGGAAGCCTGGAGCTCCAATGAGAGAGAACA ggcaGAAGGTGGTCGGCGACGAGGCTACATGGGTCACCTGACCAGGATAGCCAACTCTATAGTTCATAACTGTGACAAGGGTCCGAACGGAACGCAGATACAACGGGCCGTCTCTG ACCTTGCTGCTGCAGATCGAGAGAACTGGGAGGCTTTTATTTCAGGGCAGCTGGCTGATACGAACAAGAGGAACACGGTGGACTTG GTGAACACTCACCACATCCAATCTGCCAGTGATGACGAGGTGGACTTCAAGGACAGTGGCTTCCATCAGGACTCCTCTCTGCAACAA ATGCAACAAATGACGTCCAATTTTATTGAGCAGTTCGGCTTCAACGATGAAGAGTTTGCTGATCAGGACGATGTTGTGGA TATTCCCTTTGATAGAATTTCAGACATCAATTTTTCTCTCAATACAAATGAAAGT GCAAATATAGCTCTGTTTGAGGCGCGCTGTAAGGAGAAAATCCGTCAGTTTGAAGATGCTGGATCCGATGAGGAGGATATCTGGGATGAGAAAGATGTGACCTTTGCCCCCGAGTCACAGAGACGTCCCAG GAGCTCAGGCAGCACCGACAGTGAGGAGAGCACagactctgaggaagaggatgtgaaGAGGGACCCATTTGAAGCTGCCAACCCCAACACTGACGACAGAATGGAAGTGGACACAG GGCCCGTGTGGACAGCTAATTTTGATGACATCCCCATGGACACCGGTACGTCCACGGCGGCCAGCGCGGCGGCGCCGTCTCCTccgtcccctcctcctgctgaatCGGGCTGGAGCTCCTCTGCTGCCGCCAACTCCAACTCTGAGACGGGCTGGGCGGACTTCTCCAGCTTCACCCCCGTCAG ccccaAAGACCCTCTGAGGTGCAATTCTCCGGTCGCTATGGAAACCAGTGCAGAGACGGTGGACCCTCTGGGAGTCAACGCCTCAATGCAGCATGAAG ACTGCGACGGCTGGCTGCAGACCGGTGCGTCGCCCCCCCCCTCGGACGCTCACAACGACGCCGCGGCCTCCAAACCGGAGGAGGACGCAGCCTGTTGCGAGCAGCGCAGCATCACAGAGACCGTCACCAACGGCTCCATGAAGGAAACGGTCAGCTTGACCGTCGACGCCAAGACCGAGACCGCCGTCTTCAAGAG AGTGTTGAAATCTTATCG tgaTGAAGACCAGAGCGCTGCTTCAGAGGACTACTCAGGAGGGGAGGGCGTGGACGCGGAGACGCCGGGGTTCAGCGCCAGCCGTGACCTGCTGCTCTAG
- the ppp6r3 gene encoding serine/threonine-protein phosphatase 6 regulatory subunit 3 isoform X4 encodes MFWKFDLHTTSHIDTLLEKEDVTLLEVMDEDDVLQECKAQNHKLVDFLLRPQCMEDLVTFITQEPNTDVEEKVKYKYSNISCELLTSDINQINERLGEDEKLLMKLYGFLQNEPPLNPLLASFFSKVLSILIGRKPERIVEFLRKQEDFVDLMIKHIGTSAIMDLLLRMLTCIEPQQLRQDVLSWLNEEKVIQRLVDMVQPSQDEDRHSNASQSLCEIIRLSRDQMFQVQGCSEPDPLLATLEKQETVEQLLSNIFDKEKNESAIVSVIQILLTLFETRRPAFEGHMECPPGISHPSFSVNHSILEAVRPRLKDFHQLLLDPPKRNVIKTTWGVLDPPVGNTRLNVVRLVASLLQSNTHSINSELINLNTLGVILDMYFRYIWNNFLHIQVEICTAMILAMPPAPTDIQSDNEQDHSRESILITHLFQKCQFIQRIVEAWSSNEREQAEGGRRRGYMGHLTRIANSIVHNCDKGPNGTQIQRAVSDLAAADRENWEAFISGQLADTNKRNTVDLVNTHHIQSASDDEVDFKDSGFHQDSSLQQFGFNDEEFADQDDVVDIPFDRISDINFSLNTNESANIALFEARCKEKIRQFEDAGSDEEDIWDEKDVTFAPESQRRPRSSGSTDSEESTDSEEEDVKRDPFEAANPNTDDRMEVDTGPVWTANFDDIPMDTGTSTAASAAAPSPPSPPPAESGWSSSAAANSNSETGWADFSSFTPVSPKDPLRCNSPVAMETSAETVDPLGVNASMQHEDCDGWLQTGASPPPSDAHNDAAASKPEEDAACCEQRSITETVTNGSMKETVSLTVDAKTETAVFKRVLKSYRDEDQSAASEDYSGGEGVDAETPGFSASRDLLL; translated from the exons ATGTTTTGGAAATTTGACCTCCACACCACGTCGCACATCGACACGCTGTTGGAGAAAGAGGATGTGACGCTGTTGGAGGTGATGGACGAAGACGACGTCCTGCAGGAGTGCAAGGCCCAGAACCACAAACtggtggacttcctgctgagaCCACAGTGCATGGAGGACCTGGTTACCTTCATCACGCAGGAGCCCAACACCGACGTCGAAGAGAAGGTCAAATACAA ATATTCCAACATATCATGCGAGCTCCTCACATCAGACATCAACCAGATCAACGAGAGACTCGGAGAGGATGAAAAACTGCTGATGAAGCTGTACGGCTTCCTCCAAAACGAGCCCCCTCTCAACCCCCTCCtggccagcttcttctccaagGTCCTCTCCATCCTTATTGGACGTAAACCTGAAAGG ATAGTGGAGTTTCTACGGAAACAGGAGGACTTTGTTGACTTGATGATCAAACACATCGGGACATCCGCTATCATGGACTTACTTCTGCGGATGCTCACCTGCATCGAGCCCCAGCAGCTCCGGCAGGATGTGCTCAGC TGGCTGAATGAGGAGAAGGTGATCCAGAGGCTGGTGGACATGGTACAACCTTCTCAGGATGAGGAC AGACACTCCAATGCCTCTCAGTCTCTCTGTGAGATCATCCGACTGAGCAgagaccagatgttccaggtcCAGGGCTGCTCAGAGCCTGACCCACTTCTAGCCACACTTGAAAA GCAGGAAACggtggagcagcttctgtctAACATCTTTGATAAAGAGAAGAACGAGTCTGCCATCGTCAGTGTCATCCAGATCCTCCTCACCTTGTttgagaccaggagaccagc GTTTGAGGGCCACATGGAATGTCCTCCTGGAATATCTCATCCCTCCTTCTCAGTCAACCACAGCATCCTGGAGGCTGTGAGACCCCGACTCAAAGACTttcaccagctgctcctggacccCCCAAAG AGAAATGTCATAAAGACCACCTGGGGGGTGCTGGACCCCCCCGTGGGAAACACCAGGCTGAATGTGGTCAGACTGGTCGCCAGCCTGTtgcagagcaacacacacagcatcaaCTCAGAACTCATTAACCTCAACACACTGGGAGTCATACTA GATATGTATTTCAGATACATCTGGAACAACTTCCTTCACATTCAGGTGGAGATTTGCACAGCCATGATTCTGGCTATGCCTCCCGCTCCCACTGACATCCAGTCAGACAACGAGCAGGACCATTCAAGAGAGAGCATCCTCATCACTCAT CTGTTTCAGAAGTGCCAGTTCATACAGAGAATCGTGGAAGCCTGGAGCTCCAATGAGAGAGAACA ggcaGAAGGTGGTCGGCGACGAGGCTACATGGGTCACCTGACCAGGATAGCCAACTCTATAGTTCATAACTGTGACAAGGGTCCGAACGGAACGCAGATACAACGGGCCGTCTCTG ACCTTGCTGCTGCAGATCGAGAGAACTGGGAGGCTTTTATTTCAGGGCAGCTGGCTGATACGAACAAGAGGAACACGGTGGACTTG GTGAACACTCACCACATCCAATCTGCCAGTGATGACGAGGTGGACTTCAAGGACAGTGGCTTCCATCAGGACTCCTCTCTGCAACAA TTCGGCTTCAACGATGAAGAGTTTGCTGATCAGGACGATGTTGTGGA TATTCCCTTTGATAGAATTTCAGACATCAATTTTTCTCTCAATACAAATGAAAGT GCAAATATAGCTCTGTTTGAGGCGCGCTGTAAGGAGAAAATCCGTCAGTTTGAAGATGCTGGATCCGATGAGGAGGATATCTGGGATGAGAAAGATGTGACCTTTGCCCCCGAGTCACAGAGACGTCCCAG GAGCTCAGGCAGCACCGACAGTGAGGAGAGCACagactctgaggaagaggatgtgaaGAGGGACCCATTTGAAGCTGCCAACCCCAACACTGACGACAGAATGGAAGTGGACACAG GGCCCGTGTGGACAGCTAATTTTGATGACATCCCCATGGACACCGGTACGTCCACGGCGGCCAGCGCGGCGGCGCCGTCTCCTccgtcccctcctcctgctgaatCGGGCTGGAGCTCCTCTGCTGCCGCCAACTCCAACTCTGAGACGGGCTGGGCGGACTTCTCCAGCTTCACCCCCGTCAG ccccaAAGACCCTCTGAGGTGCAATTCTCCGGTCGCTATGGAAACCAGTGCAGAGACGGTGGACCCTCTGGGAGTCAACGCCTCAATGCAGCATGAAG ACTGCGACGGCTGGCTGCAGACCGGTGCGTCGCCCCCCCCCTCGGACGCTCACAACGACGCCGCGGCCTCCAAACCGGAGGAGGACGCAGCCTGTTGCGAGCAGCGCAGCATCACAGAGACCGTCACCAACGGCTCCATGAAGGAAACGGTCAGCTTGACCGTCGACGCCAAGACCGAGACCGCCGTCTTCAAGAG AGTGTTGAAATCTTATCG tgaTGAAGACCAGAGCGCTGCTTCAGAGGACTACTCAGGAGGGGAGGGCGTGGACGCGGAGACGCCGGGGTTCAGCGCCAGCCGTGACCTGCTGCTCTAG
- the tmem170a gene encoding transmembrane protein 170A: MQDRYNDIGFVQQILGLNLVPRKNGTFRGNDTSLSDFSEMWYGVFLWAVVSSLVFHLPAALLALATLRQHKIARFMPIAIFLMGIVGPLCGGVLTSAAIAGVYKAAGKRMISLEALVFGVGQSFCVLVISFLRVLATL; the protein is encoded by the exons ATGCAGGACAGATACAACGACATCGGTTTTGTCCAGCAAATTCTCGGTTTGAACCTGGTGCCAAGGAAAAATGGCACATTCCGAGGAAACGACACGTCTCTCAGTGATTTCTCAG AGATGTGGTATGGCGTGTTCCTCTGGGCCGTGGTCTCCTCCCTGGTCTTCCACCTGCCTGCAGCTCTTCTGGCCCTCGCCACACTGCGCCAGCACAAGATAGCCCGCTTCATGCCCATTGCCATTTTCCTAATGGGCATTGTGGGGCCGCTCTGTGGGGGAGTCCTCACCA GTGCTGCCATCGCAGGAGTGTACAAGGCTGCAGGGAAGAGGATGATATCCTTGGAGGCTCTTGTTTTTGGAGTAGGACAGTCCTTTTGTGTTCTTGTGATCTCCTTCCTCAGGGTTCTTGCTACACTTTAG